The Saxibacter everestensis genome has a window encoding:
- a CDS encoding SIS domain-containing protein → MTVSVSTDAYLNELHRRMDSVAQDEGTTSIPAAAKLIVETLRNGGVISAFGTGHSEAMAMEIAGRAGGLIPTNRISLRDLVIYGDYTPESLGGSDLERQSNIARDLYELTPVHPADLFLIASNSGVNGSVVGMAELVKDKGHKLIVVTSMDHTRKVEPKHPSGKRLYEFADVTIDNKAPYGDVTLDLPDGGGIGAVSSITAALVAQFLTIEVTKLLIDSGVMPPTYISANIPGGDEHNTHLERQYLGRIRRDA, encoded by the coding sequence ATGACCGTCAGCGTAAGCACCGACGCCTACCTCAACGAGCTGCATCGCCGGATGGATTCAGTCGCACAGGATGAAGGAACCACCAGCATCCCCGCGGCCGCGAAGCTGATCGTCGAAACCCTGAGGAACGGCGGAGTGATCAGCGCCTTCGGCACCGGCCATTCGGAGGCGATGGCGATGGAAATCGCCGGTCGTGCCGGCGGGCTGATTCCGACCAATCGGATCTCGCTGCGGGACCTGGTAATTTACGGTGACTACACCCCGGAGAGCCTAGGCGGCTCGGACCTGGAACGGCAGTCAAACATTGCTCGTGACCTTTACGAGCTCACCCCCGTGCATCCGGCCGATCTTTTCTTGATCGCGTCGAACTCCGGCGTGAACGGCTCGGTCGTCGGCATGGCGGAGCTGGTGAAGGACAAGGGGCACAAGCTGATCGTCGTCACGTCGATGGACCACACCCGCAAGGTTGAGCCGAAACATCCCAGCGGCAAGCGGCTCTACGAGTTCGCCGACGTCACGATCGACAACAAAGCGCCGTATGGCGATGTCACGCTCGACCTGCCGGACGGCGGCGGCATTGGTGCCGTGTCGTCGATCACCGCCGCTCTGGTGGCGCAGTTCCTGACCATCGAGGTGACGAAGCTTCTGATCGATTCAGGGGTGATGCCCCCAACCTATATCTCCGCGAATATCCCGGGAGGAGACGAACACAATACGCACCTTGAACGGCAGTACCTCGGCCGCATTCGGCGGGATGCCTGA
- a CDS encoding carbohydrate ABC transporter permease: protein MTTTKSERKQNSAGAAATTGAGQGSRPSGTGGSGRAQKSRGAASGGPDGMLWVAQFALIIWALISTIPLLWAMVSSFKSNKEIVASPWSLPSRLNWDNFVRAWNEAHIGQYFLNTVVVVGGGVVLTMVFSAMAAYVFARYEFPGKRLLYYGFIAGMTFPVFMAVVPLFFVVKNLGMISTYHGLILVYVAYSLPFSVFFLTSFFKTLPVAVAEAAIMDGASHYRVFFSVMLPMAKPGLISIGIFNFIGQWNQYLLPLVLVPDESKYVLAQGLANLAVNQGYKSDISGLFAGLTIAILPILVVYVIFQRRVQAGMTAGAMK, encoded by the coding sequence ATGACCACGACAAAATCTGAACGAAAGCAGAACTCCGCCGGAGCCGCGGCCACAACCGGTGCGGGGCAGGGGTCGCGGCCAAGCGGCACCGGAGGATCGGGACGAGCACAGAAGTCGCGTGGCGCGGCATCCGGCGGACCCGACGGAATGCTTTGGGTTGCCCAGTTCGCGTTGATCATCTGGGCGCTGATCTCGACGATCCCGTTGCTCTGGGCGATGGTCAGCTCGTTCAAGTCCAATAAGGAAATCGTCGCCAGCCCGTGGAGTCTTCCATCCCGGCTGAACTGGGACAATTTCGTTCGGGCCTGGAATGAGGCGCACATCGGGCAGTACTTCCTGAACACCGTCGTGGTGGTTGGCGGGGGAGTCGTGCTGACCATGGTCTTTTCGGCGATGGCGGCTTACGTCTTTGCCAGATATGAGTTCCCTGGTAAGCGCCTGCTGTATTACGGGTTCATCGCTGGTATGACGTTTCCGGTGTTCATGGCTGTCGTTCCGCTATTCTTCGTGGTGAAGAATCTGGGGATGATTTCGACGTACCACGGCCTGATCCTGGTGTATGTCGCCTACTCACTGCCGTTTTCGGTGTTCTTCCTAACGTCGTTCTTCAAAACGTTGCCGGTGGCGGTGGCCGAGGCCGCGATCATGGACGGAGCCTCGCACTACAGGGTGTTCTTCTCGGTGATGTTGCCGATGGCCAAGCCCGGCCTGATCAGCATCGGCATCTTCAATTTCATCGGTCAATGGAACCAGTACCTGCTTCCGCTGGTATTGGTACCGGACGAGTCGAAGTATGTGCTGGCCCAAGGCCTCGCGAACCTGGCGGTCAACCAGGGGTACAAGAGCGATATCAGTGGACTGTTCGCGGGCCTGACCATCGCCATCCTGCCGATCCTGGTGGTGTACGTGATCTTCCAGCGCAGGGTCCAGGCGGGGATGACCGCCGGCGCGATGAAGTAG
- a CDS encoding MurR/RpiR family transcriptional regulator has protein sequence MAGSPMGIVNKIQAQLPDMTKAMARIGEFLLTQPEAVLRMTIMELAVASGSSPATVTRFCRQVGYEGYSDFRVAIAADAGRSAARESWAQDIGADFGPDDAAPEVLRNLLNSHLKTLQDTAAQLDLAAMTEVAKAAASARHIDIYGIGGSSLVGSELQARLYRIGINAFHWDEVHGGLTSAAMLDEGCLAFAISNTGRTKQTIEMLQEAKSAGATTVVLTNHPSSPLAIEADYAITTAVSERYLPPDDLSCKHAQMFLIDLLYLFIAQIDFPRTSTLLATTARAVSRHRQPRRYESGGS, from the coding sequence TTGGCGGGGTCCCCTATGGGTATCGTCAACAAAATCCAGGCCCAGCTGCCCGATATGACCAAGGCTATGGCCCGGATCGGTGAGTTTCTGCTTACCCAACCCGAGGCTGTGCTGCGGATGACGATCATGGAGCTGGCCGTGGCCTCCGGCTCGTCACCGGCCACCGTCACCCGATTCTGCCGTCAGGTCGGCTACGAGGGTTACTCGGATTTCCGGGTCGCCATCGCGGCTGACGCCGGACGAAGTGCTGCTCGGGAATCGTGGGCGCAGGACATCGGCGCAGACTTCGGCCCGGACGACGCCGCACCGGAAGTGCTGCGCAACCTGCTGAACTCGCATCTGAAAACGCTCCAGGACACTGCCGCCCAGCTCGACCTGGCGGCGATGACCGAAGTCGCAAAGGCAGCGGCATCCGCTAGGCATATCGACATCTACGGCATCGGCGGCAGCTCCCTCGTCGGCTCGGAACTGCAGGCCCGGCTCTACCGGATCGGCATCAATGCCTTCCATTGGGACGAGGTGCACGGCGGCCTGACCAGCGCGGCCATGCTCGACGAGGGCTGCCTCGCCTTCGCGATCTCCAACACCGGCCGGACAAAACAAACGATCGAGATGCTGCAGGAGGCCAAGTCGGCCGGCGCGACCACCGTGGTGCTTACGAACCATCCGTCGTCCCCGCTGGCGATCGAGGCCGACTACGCCATCACCACGGCGGTCAGCGAGCGGTACCTTCCACCGGATGATTTGTCCTGCAAACACGCGCAGATGTTCCTGATCGACCTGCTCTATCTCTTTATCGCCCAGATCGACTTCCCGCGCACCAGCACCTTACTGGCCACCACCGCTCGGGCCGTCTCCCGCCATCGGCAACCACGCCGCTACGAATCAGGTGGTTCCTGA
- a CDS encoding ABC transporter permease, with product MSAATLVGPDSTAIGRWFSDGWTVTKRNLTKIKRSPDMIIFAVLQPIMFVLLFSQVYAGSIAVEGTDYTQYLMAGIFGQTVVFGSTFSGAAMAQDLKDGIIDRFRTLPMSPSAVLVGRTNSDLALNGISMLIMMGTGLLVGWRVNNSPAEFIGGVALLLLFSYAFSWVMALLGMSVKSPETINNASFMILFPLTFISNAFVQPQNMPAALEAFANWNPVSALVQAARELFGNLGTAPVPDTWPMQNAVLTVLIGVVVMLVIFVPLCVRKFESISSR from the coding sequence ATGAGCGCCGCAACCTTAGTAGGGCCGGATTCAACCGCGATTGGCCGCTGGTTCTCGGATGGCTGGACCGTCACAAAACGAAATCTGACCAAGATCAAGCGCTCGCCGGACATGATCATCTTCGCGGTGCTGCAGCCAATTATGTTCGTGCTGTTGTTCAGCCAGGTATACGCGGGTTCGATTGCGGTCGAGGGCACCGATTACACCCAGTACCTGATGGCGGGCATCTTCGGACAGACCGTCGTGTTCGGATCGACGTTCTCCGGAGCGGCGATGGCGCAGGACCTCAAGGACGGCATCATCGATCGATTCCGTACCCTGCCAATGAGCCCGTCGGCGGTACTCGTCGGGCGCACGAACAGCGACTTGGCGCTGAACGGCATCTCGATGCTGATCATGATGGGCACCGGCCTGCTGGTCGGTTGGCGGGTAAACAACTCGCCGGCGGAATTCATCGGCGGCGTCGCACTGCTGCTGCTGTTCTCCTACGCCTTCAGCTGGGTGATGGCATTGCTGGGCATGAGCGTGAAATCGCCCGAGACGATCAACAACGCGTCTTTCATGATCCTGTTCCCGCTCACGTTCATCTCGAACGCCTTCGTGCAGCCGCAGAACATGCCTGCCGCGCTTGAGGCATTCGCAAACTGGAATCCGGTCTCGGCCTTGGTGCAGGCGGCGCGCGAGCTGTTCGGCAACCTTGGCACGGCGCCCGTCCCGGACACCTGGCCAATGCAGAACGCGGTGCTGACTGTGCTGATCGGCGTGGTCGTGATGCTGGTGATCTTCGTGCCGCTGTGCGTGCGGAAGTTCGAGTCAATCAGCTCCCGGTAA
- a CDS encoding ATP-binding cassette domain-containing protein, which yields MSIIEAWGLTKTYKSKSGPVHALDGLNLSVPEGTVKALLGPNGAGKTTAVKVLTTLIKPDQGRATIDGIDVVANPKAVRRIFGVSGQYAAVDENLTGFENLEMVGRLYHLGARESRRRAQELIEQFELTAAGNRPVKGFSGGMRRRIDLAGALVINPKILFLDEPTTGLDPRSRLALWDIIKNLVSGGTTLLLTTQYLEEADQLANDIAVIDDGKVIAEGTSDQLKAEVGGHRIVVALVDSADAATAREVLGRHGDGEATVGGDGRTVEVSVIDGPRALQYVLGDLGQAGIQLHDAGMRRPTLDDVFLRLTGHRAEEELAEDEAELEKAK from the coding sequence ATGTCAATCATAGAGGCATGGGGTCTCACAAAGACCTATAAATCCAAGAGCGGTCCGGTACATGCCCTGGACGGCTTGAACCTTTCGGTGCCGGAGGGAACGGTCAAGGCGCTGCTTGGTCCGAACGGTGCCGGGAAAACCACCGCGGTCAAGGTACTGACCACTCTGATCAAGCCGGATCAGGGCAGGGCGACAATCGACGGGATCGATGTGGTCGCCAACCCCAAGGCGGTCCGCCGGATTTTCGGAGTGTCCGGGCAGTACGCAGCTGTCGACGAGAACCTGACCGGTTTCGAGAATCTCGAAATGGTTGGCCGGCTGTACCACCTCGGGGCACGTGAATCGCGGCGTCGAGCGCAGGAACTGATTGAGCAGTTCGAGCTGACTGCCGCGGGTAATCGCCCGGTCAAGGGATTCTCCGGAGGCATGCGACGCCGGATCGACCTCGCCGGTGCCCTGGTGATCAATCCGAAGATCCTCTTCCTTGACGAACCGACAACCGGTCTCGATCCACGAAGCCGGCTGGCCTTGTGGGACATCATCAAAAATCTGGTCAGCGGCGGCACCACCCTGCTGCTGACGACGCAGTACCTGGAAGAGGCCGATCAGCTGGCCAACGATATTGCCGTGATCGATGACGGCAAGGTAATCGCCGAAGGTACATCTGATCAGCTCAAGGCAGAGGTGGGCGGTCATCGGATCGTCGTAGCGTTGGTGGATTCCGCAGACGCCGCCACCGCTCGTGAGGTGCTTGGCCGGCACGGCGATGGCGAAGCCACGGTGGGTGGGGACGGACGCACGGTCGAGGTTTCCGTCATCGACGGGCCACGAGCCCTGCAGTACGTGCTTGGCGACCTCGGTCAGGCTGGGATCCAGCTGCATGACGCAGGAATGCGCCGGCCGACCCTTGATGATGTTTTCCTGCGGCTCACCGGCCACAGGGCCGAAGAGGAACTGGCCGAGGACGAGGCCGAATTGGAGAAAGCAAAATGA
- a CDS encoding methyltransferase, translating into MLIDWAENGQQRSSPLLTSGTTKPPTRIEIVNDRLRADVALRLASEGTGMLWRGDFVNARQLLDALKRRLDRIDVKPAETPAVTFHRLRQAKAHRTRILSMLLIEVGPAYQIDLTRAPDVQAACQEVFGDSSGPVLVSLQELLGMIGASEWRRRGVVIPALDARIHPHYGVFAPTRNEYVDLVANAEWPQAEVDRAPATAAEVDRAPVSVSAATTVDTAFEPTTVDTAFEPTTVDTAFDIGTGTGVLAALLVRRGVRHVVATDIEPRAVECARDNMRRLEMANQVEVLQADLYPPGRADLVVCNPPWVPATPTSTLEKGVFDRRSQMLSRLISDLPNHLTEHGECWLVLSDLAERLGLRSREQFIDMLDQAGLSVAGRLHTSPRHPRALDGQDPLASIRAAEVVTLWRLRAKP; encoded by the coding sequence GTGTTGATCGACTGGGCCGAAAACGGCCAGCAGCGATCGTCGCCTTTGCTGACGAGTGGAACCACGAAGCCGCCGACCCGGATCGAGATCGTTAATGATCGGCTGCGGGCCGACGTCGCTCTGAGGCTGGCCTCCGAAGGCACCGGGATGCTGTGGCGAGGCGACTTCGTCAACGCCCGTCAACTCCTTGACGCACTCAAGCGGCGGCTCGACCGCATCGATGTGAAGCCGGCCGAGACTCCGGCAGTTACGTTTCATCGCCTTCGCCAGGCAAAGGCGCATAGAACCCGAATCCTCAGCATGCTGCTGATCGAAGTCGGCCCCGCCTACCAGATCGACCTGACTCGCGCGCCAGACGTGCAGGCTGCCTGTCAGGAGGTCTTCGGCGATTCGTCGGGCCCAGTGCTCGTCTCACTTCAGGAACTGCTTGGCATGATCGGGGCCAGCGAGTGGCGACGGCGAGGCGTAGTGATTCCGGCGCTCGATGCCCGCATTCACCCGCACTACGGTGTTTTCGCTCCTACCCGAAACGAGTACGTCGACCTGGTCGCGAACGCCGAGTGGCCACAGGCTGAGGTCGACCGAGCCCCAGCAACAGCGGCCGAGGTTGACCGAGCCCCTGTATCAGTGTCCGCGGCGACCACAGTCGACACGGCTTTCGAGCCGACCACAGTCGACACAGCTTTCGAGCCGACCACAGTCGACACAGCTTTCGACATCGGCACCGGCACCGGCGTGCTCGCGGCACTGCTGGTCCGGCGCGGCGTGCGACACGTCGTCGCTACCGACATCGAACCACGCGCCGTTGAGTGTGCAAGGGACAACATGCGGCGGCTTGAAATGGCCAACCAGGTAGAAGTCCTGCAGGCCGACCTCTACCCGCCAGGCCGGGCCGATCTGGTGGTTTGCAACCCGCCATGGGTGCCGGCAACTCCGACATCGACGCTGGAAAAGGGAGTCTTCGATCGGCGCAGCCAGATGCTGTCCCGGCTGATCAGCGATTTGCCCAACCATCTCACCGAGCATGGAGAATGCTGGCTCGTGCTCTCCGACCTGGCCGAACGGCTCGGCCTGCGCAGCCGCGAGCAATTCATCGACATGTTGGATCAGGCCGGTCTGAGTGTGGCCGGTCGCCTCCACACCAGTCCTCGACATCCGCGAGCGCTCGACGGCCAAGACCCACTGGCGTCGATCCGAGCCGCGGAAGTCGTAACCTTGTGGCGCCTACGCGCCAAGCCCTGA
- the ngcE gene encoding N-acetylglucosamine/diacetylchitobiose ABC transporter substrate-binding protein: protein MTDSRSPHLVQRRGFLRGALAAAVFVPLSSSLASCAMGGGGDENSAGEGGGEKSDKNPFGVGADTPLEVVIFDGGFGDEYAKAHAKLYNTSFPDAEVKLTSTQKIQQTLQPRFVGGNPPDVVDNSGADQMDINALITDGVIADLSDLLDAPSMDDPAVKVRDALVPGVEVAGTYNGKLMALNYVYTVYGMWYNQKLFDDKGWTVPKTWDDFMSVGDKIKSSGMAPWTYAGKYPYYMAWPLVGLIFNAGGAETVEKLQTLAEDAWTADPVVKSAKAFQQVVDNGWVLSGTAGLDHVQSQQQWLDGKAAFIPCGSWIENEMKDSIPEGFEMAVAPMPSVGADDKSPYGSLYANAGEPFIVAAKGKNPAGGKEYLRAMLSKEGAQKFAEATNSLTALKDAPLPSSAGAGLKSVQSVVKAAGDNTTSLFYDVRYPKLWDDLGNALGQFMTGKIKADEFCEQMQKKTDDTRNDPNITKYD, encoded by the coding sequence ATGACTGACAGTCGTTCGCCCCATCTTGTGCAGCGTCGCGGATTCCTCCGAGGCGCCCTTGCCGCAGCCGTTTTCGTTCCGCTTAGCAGCTCGCTCGCCTCCTGCGCGATGGGTGGTGGCGGCGATGAAAACTCCGCTGGCGAAGGCGGCGGGGAAAAGTCGGACAAGAACCCGTTCGGTGTCGGCGCGGATACCCCGCTCGAGGTGGTCATCTTCGACGGCGGCTTCGGCGATGAGTACGCCAAGGCGCACGCGAAGCTGTACAACACGTCGTTCCCTGACGCCGAGGTCAAGCTGACATCCACCCAGAAAATTCAGCAGACCCTGCAGCCCAGGTTCGTCGGCGGAAATCCCCCAGACGTCGTGGACAACTCCGGTGCCGACCAGATGGACATCAATGCGCTGATCACAGACGGCGTGATTGCCGACCTGAGCGATCTGCTGGATGCGCCGTCGATGGACGACCCGGCGGTGAAGGTCCGGGACGCCTTGGTTCCCGGCGTCGAGGTTGCCGGAACGTACAACGGCAAGCTGATGGCGCTCAATTACGTCTATACCGTCTACGGCATGTGGTACAACCAGAAGCTGTTCGACGACAAGGGCTGGACGGTGCCTAAGACCTGGGACGACTTCATGTCGGTCGGCGACAAGATCAAGTCCAGCGGGATGGCGCCGTGGACCTACGCCGGAAAATACCCGTACTACATGGCCTGGCCGCTTGTCGGCCTGATCTTCAACGCCGGAGGCGCCGAAACGGTCGAGAAACTGCAGACGCTCGCCGAAGACGCCTGGACGGCTGACCCCGTGGTCAAGTCGGCCAAGGCCTTCCAGCAGGTCGTCGACAACGGTTGGGTGCTCTCCGGAACGGCCGGGCTCGACCACGTCCAGTCGCAACAGCAGTGGCTGGACGGCAAGGCAGCCTTCATTCCGTGCGGGTCCTGGATCGAGAACGAAATGAAGGACTCCATCCCTGAGGGCTTCGAGATGGCGGTCGCGCCCATGCCGAGCGTCGGCGCCGACGACAAGTCGCCCTACGGTTCGCTCTACGCAAACGCGGGCGAGCCGTTCATCGTGGCGGCCAAGGGCAAGAACCCGGCCGGTGGCAAGGAGTACCTGCGCGCCATGCTGTCGAAGGAAGGTGCGCAGAAGTTCGCCGAGGCGACCAACTCGCTGACCGCGTTGAAGGATGCGCCGCTGCCAAGCAGTGCCGGAGCCGGGCTGAAGTCTGTGCAGTCGGTTGTGAAGGCGGCGGGCGACAACACAACCAGCCTGTTCTATGACGTGCGATACCCAAAGCTGTGGGATGACCTGGGCAACGCATTGGGCCAGTTCATGACGGGGAAGATCAAGGCCGACGAGTTCTGCGAGCAGATGCAGAAGAAGACCGACGACACCCGCAACGATCCCAACATCACCAAGTACGACTAG
- a CDS encoding type II toxin-antitoxin system VapC family toxin, giving the protein MIVLDTNVVSELARATPSREVLDWVDARDSADLVITALTAAEIRAGVALLPDGRRKRAIELKMEALLTETFYGSVLAFDIESSSYYAKILADRKRTGRSISAFDAQIAAVCGQHGAALATRNTKDFIDTGIRLFNPWGTG; this is encoded by the coding sequence GTGATCGTACTTGACACGAATGTCGTGTCAGAACTAGCCAGAGCAACTCCGAGCCGGGAGGTACTTGACTGGGTTGATGCACGCGACTCCGCTGATCTGGTCATTACCGCCCTCACTGCGGCCGAGATCCGAGCTGGCGTAGCCCTGCTGCCAGATGGCCGCAGGAAGCGGGCGATCGAGTTAAAGATGGAGGCGCTACTCACCGAGACATTCTACGGATCTGTGCTTGCCTTCGACATCGAATCATCTTCCTATTACGCGAAGATCCTGGCCGACCGCAAACGGACGGGTCGGTCGATCAGCGCGTTTGATGCGCAAATTGCTGCGGTCTGTGGGCAGCACGGCGCCGCGTTGGCAACCAGAAACACAAAAGACTTCATCGACACAGGTATCCGGCTGTTCAACCCGTGGGGTACTGGCTGA
- a CDS encoding dihydrofolate reductase family protein — translation MTATYTFDVFSSLDGFGAASGNWTGYWGKQGPELLDHRLALYGDEQRMVFGANTYRAFAQMLASSTEESEVRDPWVTRMRNLPATVVSTTLEGPLDWPDATVVKGDAVDAVARLKEESEVPLRSHGSLSMNRALMAAGLVDRVQVTLFPVITGQTGLDPLFQGAPDFDLELLESRTLDGNIQELVYRPTLHV, via the coding sequence GTGACCGCTACCTACACTTTCGACGTCTTTTCCAGCCTCGACGGCTTCGGTGCCGCCAGCGGCAATTGGACCGGATACTGGGGCAAGCAAGGCCCCGAGCTACTCGACCATCGCCTCGCCTTGTACGGCGACGAGCAGCGGATGGTCTTCGGGGCAAACACGTACCGGGCATTCGCACAGATGCTGGCCTCGAGCACCGAGGAGTCGGAGGTGCGTGACCCGTGGGTGACCCGGATGAGGAACCTGCCGGCAACGGTGGTGTCGACCACCCTGGAAGGACCCCTCGACTGGCCGGACGCGACCGTGGTGAAGGGTGACGCCGTCGATGCCGTGGCCCGGCTAAAGGAGGAATCCGAGGTGCCGTTGCGTTCGCACGGCAGCCTGTCGATGAACCGGGCGCTGATGGCCGCCGGTCTGGTCGACCGCGTCCAAGTGACGCTCTTCCCTGTGATCACCGGTCAGACCGGACTGGACCCGCTATTCCAGGGCGCGCCCGACTTCGACCTCGAGCTGCTCGAGAGCCGGACGCTCGACGGCAACATCCAAGAGCTCGTCTACCGACCAACCCTGCACGTCTGA
- a CDS encoding FitA-like ribbon-helix-helix domain-containing protein: MATLTIRDLDENVKGRLRVQAAEHGRSMEAEARVLLAAALSGRRPSRGLGSYIHDQFAEIDGVELETARRDEPARAADLGA; the protein is encoded by the coding sequence ATGGCGACACTGACTATTCGAGACTTGGACGAAAATGTTAAGGGCCGCCTGCGCGTACAGGCCGCAGAGCACGGGCGCTCGATGGAAGCCGAGGCCAGGGTGCTCTTGGCGGCTGCGTTGAGCGGACGGCGACCGTCCCGGGGTCTCGGCTCTTACATCCATGATCAGTTCGCCGAGATAGACGGAGTGGAGCTGGAGACCGCCCGGCGGGATGAACCGGCGCGGGCAGCGGACCTTGGAGCGTGA
- a CDS encoding VOC family protein, with translation MTASANKSSPVPEGYSTVAPWIISRDTAGLLDFITAAFDAKETGRVPNADGTIGHAEAIIGDSVVMAFDARPDWPDTPAFLRLYVEDGDATFARAVAAGATAVTEMTEMFWGDRVGRVRDPFGNLWWIQCRVAELTEEEAWERAGQPEFVQAMEYVQGAELVQPLIPTRADRESREKAPGPGNKLASPTAV, from the coding sequence ATGACTGCATCAGCGAACAAAAGTAGCCCGGTACCCGAGGGCTACAGCACGGTGGCTCCCTGGATTATCTCCAGAGACACGGCGGGACTGCTCGACTTCATCACGGCGGCGTTCGACGCGAAGGAGACGGGACGCGTTCCGAATGCCGATGGGACCATCGGGCACGCGGAGGCGATCATCGGTGACTCCGTTGTGATGGCGTTCGATGCGCGACCCGACTGGCCGGATACACCTGCTTTCCTGCGGCTATATGTCGAGGATGGCGACGCAACGTTCGCCAGGGCAGTGGCGGCGGGTGCAACGGCGGTCACCGAAATGACGGAAATGTTCTGGGGCGACCGAGTCGGTCGGGTGCGGGACCCCTTCGGCAACCTGTGGTGGATCCAGTGCAGGGTCGCGGAGCTGACGGAAGAAGAGGCATGGGAACGAGCCGGGCAACCAGAATTCGTCCAGGCCATGGAGTACGTTCAGGGCGCAGAACTGGTGCAGCCGCTTATCCCAACCCGGGCCGACCGGGAGTCGAGGGAAAAAGCTCCGGGACCCGGGAACAAACTTGCCTCGCCGACAGCTGTTTAA
- a CDS encoding carbohydrate ABC transporter permease: MNHGKYRVIISFLVLPVLIYGVFVVSPYLQTFYISLTNWRGYSTNPPFIGFGNYTALFKDDVFWQALLHNGILLVVLPVAVIVMSLFFAFMLNAAGRKKGAIAGVPGSGIYRVVYFFPYVLSVAIVGILWVNIYNPINGLLNGFLKIIGLGHVQPTWLGDPNLAIWAVMAAMVWNFVGFYVVLFTAGMQSIPNEIYEAALLDGAGRAQTFFSVTLPLLWGNVQTSLVYMGILALDGFAIIQIMTNGGPNNSTQVIATYLYQTAFNYGQFGYASAMGVVLFLFTLILAAITLRVTRRDTVEF; the protein is encoded by the coding sequence GTGAACCACGGGAAATATCGGGTGATCATCAGCTTCCTTGTGCTGCCGGTTCTGATTTATGGCGTTTTCGTCGTCTCTCCCTATTTGCAGACGTTCTACATTTCGCTGACAAATTGGCGCGGATACTCGACGAACCCGCCCTTCATCGGATTCGGCAACTACACGGCGCTGTTCAAGGACGACGTGTTCTGGCAGGCCCTGCTACACAACGGAATCCTGCTGGTCGTGCTTCCGGTGGCCGTGATCGTGATGAGCCTCTTCTTCGCGTTCATGCTTAATGCGGCCGGCCGGAAGAAGGGTGCGATCGCGGGAGTGCCAGGTTCCGGGATATATCGCGTGGTTTACTTCTTCCCCTACGTGCTCTCGGTCGCCATCGTCGGCATCCTGTGGGTGAATATCTACAACCCGATCAACGGGCTGCTCAACGGCTTCCTGAAGATCATCGGCCTCGGTCACGTCCAGCCGACGTGGCTTGGCGACCCGAATCTGGCGATATGGGCAGTGATGGCCGCCATGGTGTGGAACTTCGTCGGGTTCTACGTTGTGCTGTTCACCGCAGGCATGCAGTCGATCCCGAACGAGATCTACGAGGCGGCGCTGCTCGATGGCGCCGGGCGTGCGCAGACCTTCTTTTCGGTGACGCTCCCGTTGCTGTGGGGAAATGTGCAGACCTCGCTGGTCTACATGGGAATCCTGGCCCTCGATGGTTTCGCGATCATCCAGATCATGACCAACGGTGGCCCGAACAATTCGACCCAGGTGATTGCCACCTACCTCTACCAAACCGCCTTCAACTACGGCCAGTTCGGCTACGCCTCGGCCATGGGTGTCGTGCTGTTCCTCTTCACCCTGATCCTTGCCGCCATTACCCTGCGGGTAACTCGGCGCGACACCGTGGAGTTCTAG